AAAGAACAAGTTCACCACGGTTCGTCCACGCAGGGCGGGAAGCTTTTTAATTTCCCGCTCCCCCACGGCAGCCATCTCCTGGGCGGTGTCCAAGATGGCCAGCGTATGCTCACGGCTCAGCTGTTCAGTTCCCAGCAGATGCCTCATGCGCCAGCCTCAATAACCACTTCGTCGGTGACATCCGCGCCGTCGATCTCGGCAAGCCGAACCCGGACTTTTTCACTGGAGGAGGTGGGCAGGTTCTTGCCCACATGATCGGCCCGGATGGGCAGTTCACGGTGGCCGCGATCCACCAGGACGGCCAGGCGCACTGCCCGCGGCCGGCCCAAATCCACTAATGCGTCCAGGGCGGCCCGGATGGTCCGTCCCGAGTACAGGACGTCATCAACGAGGACGATGACCTTGTTATCGATGCCGGAGACCGGAAGCTGGGTGCGCTGGGGGGCACGGGTGGGTTGGTGGGCTAGATCGTCTCGGAACATGGTGACGTCAAGCTGGCCCACGATGGCTGCCGGGTCGATGCTCGGATCGGTGGCAGCTAGTTTGGCGGCCAACCGCTGGGCAAGAGGGTAGCCGCGGCGCGGGATGCCCAACAAGAGGAGGTTTTCCGAGCCCTTGTTCGCTTCCAAAATCTCATAAGCGATCCGGGTCAACGCCCTGTCGATGTCTGCGGCGCTCAACACCACACGGGAGGAAGCTCCGGCGCCCCCTGCGTTCTCTCCCACCGCAGTGGAGTCGCTGGGTACTGCAGTGGAGTCGCTGGATACTATGGAGCTGCTGGGTACTGTGAAGCTGCTAGGTACAAGCTCAAAAGGCATAGAGGAGCTAGTCATTACCTCAGGCCCCCTTTCCCCGCCTCACAGGACGGAATTAAAAGGATGTTTGCACCGCCAAATCTACCACAGCGCCCCCTCTCTCCCGCCCCCGGCGGGGTGTGCTGCCCTTTGGAGCGGCCCGCCCTTGGCCCTAGTGTTAGGGGTATGACTGAACCAGGGCGGGCGCCGCATCCCCAAGGCAACAACCCCGACCGGCAGCGTCCAGGCGACGGCGCACCGCTGGCGCAACCGCACTACGCCCAGGCGCCGCTGGCGCCAGCATCCCAGCCGCTGGCCGCACCCGCCTACGCCGCGGCGGGAGGTACGGGCGCTCCAGGCGCTCCGTCGCCGGAGTATTGGATGCACGCCCCACCGGTGAAGCACCGGCACAAGGGCACCGGCCTGAAGGTGACTAACATCATCTTGTTGTGTGTGCTGATCCTGGTCACTGCGGGAACCCTGACCGTCTTTGCGTGGTCCATTGGTGTCAGCGTATTCCTGATCTGCGGGGCACTGGCAATGATTCCCTTAAGCATCTGCGTTGCCGCCCTAGTGTGGATTGACCGTTGGGAGCCTGAACCGAAGACCGCCTTGTTGCTTGGCTTCTGCTGGGGCGCCGGCATGGCCGTCATCACCACCTTGATCCTGGGCAGCTGGGTGCAGCCGCTGCTGCTCATCGCAAGTAACGCCTCAACGGATTCCGACGTGATCGGCGCCGTCGTCCAGGCTCCACTGGTGGAAGAGCTTTGCAAGGGTGCCGGGGTGCTGCTGTTGTTTTTCCTGCGCCGACGCACCTTTGACGGTCCCATCGACGGGCTGGTCTATGCCGGCATCATTGCAGCAGGCTTCGCCTTCACCGAGAACATCCTCTACTTTGGCAACGCCTGGGCCGAAGGCGACGGCCTTGCCGGGGCCCTCGTGGGGACCTTCGTGATGCGCGGGCTAATGTCACCATTTGCCCATGTCATGTTCACGGGCGCCCTGGGCATCTGCGTTGGCTACGCTGCACGCCGCGGCGGTACCGCAATGGTGCTGGGCGCCTGGGCGGTGGGGCTGATTCCAGCCATGTTGTTGCACGGTTTGTGGAACGGCCTGACCTTCATCGGCGGGAGCTTCTTTGTGATGTACCTGATGCTGCAGGTGCCCATCTTCGTATCCTTCATTGGTGTCATCGTGTTGTTGCGCCGCTCGGAGGCAAAACTCACCCGGGAGCGACTGGCCGACTATGTGCCGTCAGGGTGGTTCAGCCCCCAAGAGGTGCCGATGCTCGCAACAGGTTCCGGCCGGCGTCATGCGCTGACATGGGCCAAGAGCTTCGGGGCGGGGCCGGCCATGAAGGAACTGATTCGCCTCGCCACCCGTTTGGCATTCACCAGGAACCGGTTGCTGGTCGACGCCAAGGGCGCCCCGGGCCGCGCTGGCGCCGCCCGGTTCACTGCGGCACAGGCCC
This region of Arthrobacter alpinus genomic DNA includes:
- the pyrR gene encoding bifunctional pyr operon transcriptional regulator/uracil phosphoribosyltransferase PyrR — protein: MTSSSMPFELVPSSFTVPSSSIVSSDSTAVPSDSTAVGENAGGAGASSRVVLSAADIDRALTRIAYEILEANKGSENLLLLGIPRRGYPLAQRLAAKLAATDPSIDPAAIVGQLDVTMFRDDLAHQPTRAPQRTQLPVSGIDNKVIVLVDDVLYSGRTIRAALDALVDLGRPRAVRLAVLVDRGHRELPIRADHVGKNLPTSSSEKVRVRLAEIDGADVTDEVVIEAGA
- a CDS encoding PrsW family intramembrane metalloprotease, yielding MTEPGRAPHPQGNNPDRQRPGDGAPLAQPHYAQAPLAPASQPLAAPAYAAAGGTGAPGAPSPEYWMHAPPVKHRHKGTGLKVTNIILLCVLILVTAGTLTVFAWSIGVSVFLICGALAMIPLSICVAALVWIDRWEPEPKTALLLGFCWGAGMAVITTLILGSWVQPLLLIASNASTDSDVIGAVVQAPLVEELCKGAGVLLLFFLRRRTFDGPIDGLVYAGIIAAGFAFTENILYFGNAWAEGDGLAGALVGTFVMRGLMSPFAHVMFTGALGICVGYAARRGGTAMVLGAWAVGLIPAMLLHGLWNGLTFIGGSFFVMYLMLQVPIFVSFIGVIVLLRRSEAKLTRERLADYVPSGWFSPQEVPMLATGSGRRHALTWAKSFGAGPAMKELIRLATRLAFTRNRLLVDAKGAPGRAGAARFTAAQAQELELLNRSTATRGELLGQHAAALWRARQLQASRYQPNWPPHS